The following coding sequences are from one Fusibacter sp. A1 window:
- the orr gene encoding ornithine racemase Orr: MYPQLVIDLKKLQENTKVLVDKCKAQGISVMGVTKVFCADEKSAQAYVDGGVDYLADSRIENLERLQFFAPKKVLLRLPMISEAARVVEAADITLNSEVATIKAINQAASAKGLVHEIILMIDLGDLREGIMPVDFEATVSEITALENIQLIGVGVNLTCYGGVVPNADNLGQISAFARRLESEYGLTLDIVSGGNSSSLYLLDRDGLPKGINNLRLGEALVLGRETAFGDAIENTHQDAFQLVAEIIEMKEKPTLPIGEIGMDAFGNKPVFEDEGIKTRAILAVGRQDVNVDNIIPVDSRIRIFGASSDHLIVDLTEVANDYKVGDTVTFNLEYGGLLSLATSPYVKRVYK; encoded by the coding sequence ATGTACCCTCAATTAGTAATCGATTTAAAAAAACTGCAAGAAAATACAAAAGTATTAGTTGATAAATGCAAAGCACAGGGAATTTCTGTAATGGGTGTCACCAAAGTATTCTGTGCTGACGAAAAATCAGCACAGGCTTATGTGGACGGCGGTGTAGACTACTTGGCGGATTCTAGAATTGAAAACCTTGAAAGACTGCAGTTTTTCGCACCTAAAAAAGTACTTTTAAGACTACCGATGATTTCTGAAGCCGCGCGAGTTGTCGAAGCAGCGGATATCACCCTAAACTCTGAAGTCGCAACGATCAAAGCGATTAACCAGGCGGCAAGTGCCAAAGGCTTAGTGCATGAGATCATTCTGATGATTGATCTTGGCGACTTAAGAGAAGGCATCATGCCGGTAGACTTTGAAGCGACAGTCAGTGAGATCACTGCACTTGAAAACATTCAGCTAATCGGTGTTGGAGTCAACTTGACATGCTACGGCGGAGTGGTGCCAAATGCAGACAACCTTGGTCAGATTTCTGCATTTGCAAGACGACTGGAGTCTGAATACGGCTTAACACTTGATATCGTATCTGGTGGTAATTCAAGTAGCCTATACCTGCTTGACAGAGATGGCCTTCCAAAAGGAATCAACAATCTTAGACTTGGTGAGGCGCTTGTACTTGGCAGAGAAACCGCATTCGGTGACGCTATCGAAAACACACATCAGGATGCTTTTCAGCTGGTTGCAGAGATCATTGAAATGAAGGAAAAACCGACGCTGCCAATCGGTGAAATCGGTATGGACGCGTTCGGCAATAAGCCGGTGTTCGAGGATGAAGGCATCAAAACACGCGCGATACTTGCAGTAGGAAGACAAGACGTGAATGTCGACAACATCATCCCTGTGGATAGCCGTATCAGAATCTTTGGTGCATCAAGCGATCACCTGATTGTCGATCTTACTGAAGTTGCAAACGACTACAAGGTAGGCGACACGGTAACGTTCAATCTTGAATATGGTGGACTCTTATCACTGGCAACATCGCCTTATGTTAAGCGTGTATATAAGTAG
- a CDS encoding replication-associated recombination protein A: MNLLDMINDEQIRHDAPLAERMKPASLDEFVGQESVLGEGTLLRRMIKADQMRSIIFYGPTGVGKTSIARIIAKITSSQYLNMNAVTSGIKDIKEAIAKAEYAKLSGQKTILFIDEIHRFNKAQQDALLPYVENGVICLIGATTENPYFEVNGALISRTMVFRLEALDDDQLTIIIKRALSEPGRGLADYHPIMEEEAISYLANFCYGDARKALNALELAVLSTDPNRDGDLVVTLADIKASFQRKDVRYDKGGDQHYDIVSAFIKSIRGSDPDAALHYMARMIAGGEDPMFIVRRIVISAAEDIGNANPMALVVATAAADAIKLIGMPEGRIVLSQAVTYLASSPKSNKAYAAIGLAQADVETKDIGEVPSHLKDASYKSAKKLGHGVDYKYPHAYDGAYVKQQYMPEALQGASYYDPSDRGEEKHLKAYLNSIQNK, encoded by the coding sequence ATGAATCTACTGGACATGATAAACGATGAACAAATCAGACACGATGCGCCACTTGCAGAGCGGATGAAACCTGCAAGCCTTGATGAGTTTGTCGGGCAGGAATCGGTGCTTGGCGAAGGAACACTTTTAAGAAGAATGATCAAGGCGGACCAGATGCGGTCGATCATCTTCTATGGTCCTACCGGTGTGGGCAAGACAAGCATCGCTAGAATCATCGCAAAGATTACCTCGTCGCAGTACCTTAACATGAACGCTGTCACATCTGGAATAAAAGACATCAAAGAGGCCATAGCAAAGGCCGAATACGCAAAACTTAGCGGTCAAAAGACCATACTCTTTATCGACGAGATCCACAGGTTCAATAAGGCACAGCAGGACGCCTTGCTACCTTATGTTGAAAACGGTGTGATATGCCTGATTGGGGCGACTACAGAAAATCCATACTTCGAAGTCAACGGCGCCTTGATCTCAAGAACCATGGTATTTAGACTAGAGGCGCTTGACGACGATCAACTGACCATCATCATAAAAAGAGCCCTGTCAGAACCTGGACGAGGGCTTGCGGATTATCATCCCATCATGGAAGAAGAGGCAATCAGCTACCTTGCTAACTTTTGTTACGGCGACGCCCGTAAGGCGCTTAACGCGCTAGAACTTGCCGTTCTGTCAACCGATCCAAACAGAGACGGTGATCTTGTGGTTACCTTAGCGGATATCAAAGCAAGCTTTCAAAGAAAAGACGTCAGGTACGATAAGGGCGGAGACCAGCATTATGATATCGTATCAGCCTTTATAAAGAGCATCAGGGGCTCTGACCCTGATGCGGCACTGCATTATATGGCAAGAATGATAGCGGGCGGAGAAGACCCTATGTTCATCGTCAGAAGAATTGTGATCAGTGCAGCAGAAGATATCGGAAATGCAAACCCGATGGCCCTTGTGGTGGCGACCGCAGCTGCAGATGCCATTAAACTGATTGGTATGCCAGAAGGTAGAATCGTACTTTCTCAAGCGGTGACTTATCTTGCAAGTTCGCCCAAATCAAATAAAGCCTATGCGGCAATAGGACTGGCACAGGCGGATGTTGAAACAAAAGATATCGGTGAAGTGCCAAGTCATTTAAAAGACGCGTCATATAAAAGCGCAAAAAAACTAGGGCATGGGGTAGACTACAAATATCCGCACGCCTATGACGGAGCCTACGTGAAGCAGCAATACATGCCAGAAGCACTACAAGGTGCTAGCTACTACGACCCAAGCGATAGAGGCGAAGAAAAGCACCTGAAAGCCTACTTAAACAGCATACAAAACAAATAA
- a CDS encoding helix-turn-helix domain-containing protein: MNLDFVRFGDQIRQIRKNCGVSQEKVSEITGVAIETLRRLEKGIAEPKLSTLEKLSEVYKYDLIFLLTKHRSKFSFFSNEIAGMITNELDSLNYVELKAKIEEVIQHIIDSNGPKHNSKYYIDYLEGFKSLELNTTKNIDKNIINTEAILMLLSKDRKNIATDPYLFSLEVSASIYLVIQYRRSKRNIEAINLIECLIDKIRSYPALSDEHIRNLATLYLNLSYSYHHLDEHEKVKAIVDGAIGDPVLSFRSTTYNNLMLRKAIAMFHLDDPDYYHILTGVLLNETEVRKNQIGKTLLDLYGIDHHVMKHGV; encoded by the coding sequence ATGAACTTGGATTTTGTGCGGTTTGGTGATCAAATCCGGCAGATAAGAAAAAACTGCGGTGTATCACAGGAAAAGGTGTCTGAGATTACAGGAGTGGCTATCGAGACGCTTCGCAGACTTGAAAAAGGGATTGCAGAGCCAAAACTATCGACGCTAGAGAAGCTGTCTGAGGTTTATAAATACGACTTGATCTTCCTACTGACTAAACACAGAAGCAAGTTCAGCTTTTTTTCAAATGAGATTGCCGGGATGATCACGAATGAGCTGGATAGCCTTAACTACGTGGAGTTGAAAGCTAAAATAGAAGAGGTCATTCAGCATATCATCGATTCGAACGGTCCTAAGCATAATAGCAAGTATTATATCGACTACCTTGAGGGGTTTAAGTCATTAGAGCTGAATACCACTAAGAACATCGATAAGAACATCATCAATACAGAAGCGATCCTTATGTTGTTAAGTAAGGACCGTAAGAATATTGCAACTGATCCCTATCTGTTTTCACTCGAGGTTTCCGCATCGATCTACTTGGTGATTCAGTATAGGCGCAGCAAAAGAAATATTGAAGCGATTAACCTGATCGAATGCCTCATAGATAAGATTAGGTCTTACCCAGCACTTTCTGATGAGCATATCAGAAACCTTGCGACGCTCTATTTGAACTTGAGCTATTCCTACCACCATTTGGATGAACATGAAAAAGTGAAAGCCATTGTAGACGGTGCTATTGGCGATCCAGTTCTTTCGTTTAGGAGTACGACCTACAACAATCTGATGCTACGAAAAGCAATTGCGATGTTCCATTTGGACGATCCAGACTATTATCATATCCTTACAGGGGTACTTCTCAACGAAACAGAGGTTCGAAAAAACCAGATAGGAAAAACGCTGCTTGATCTTTATGGGATTGACCATCATGTGATGAAGCATGGGGTTTAG
- a CDS encoding SDR family oxidoreductase, which yields MISTNLKWAFVTGASRGIGCELSLFLAQKGFNLLLHARKRENLAAVKEKVESLGSIVHTFEAELSDSDQVIEMLAKIDELALRVDYVFNNAGIQIAYRHDFFKTPVEDFDLSNKINLVAPMQICYHFLPKMIANDFGRIVNTTSGIKNEPEQAGYSASKAALDKVTKDIGSKLEGTDVMINLVDPGWCRTDLGGPSAPNDPRSTLPGVALPAFLNDKKSGRIFEAQDFKDMLLEEAIDFVQKSTINQ from the coding sequence ATGATTTCTACTAATCTTAAGTGGGCATTCGTTACTGGAGCAAGTCGTGGAATTGGTTGTGAGTTAAGCTTGTTTCTTGCTCAAAAGGGTTTTAATTTGTTGTTACATGCAAGAAAACGCGAAAATCTGGCAGCAGTAAAAGAAAAGGTGGAGTCTCTTGGAAGTATCGTTCATACTTTCGAAGCGGAACTTTCCGATTCTGACCAGGTGATTGAGATGCTGGCAAAAATTGATGAATTGGCTTTACGTGTGGACTATGTCTTCAACAATGCCGGTATTCAAATTGCTTATCGGCATGATTTCTTTAAAACACCTGTAGAAGACTTTGACCTAAGTAACAAGATCAACCTAGTGGCACCCATGCAGATCTGTTATCACTTTTTACCAAAAATGATCGCGAATGATTTCGGGCGTATTGTCAATACGACTAGCGGAATCAAAAATGAACCCGAGCAGGCCGGATATTCAGCAAGCAAGGCTGCGCTTGACAAGGTCACCAAAGATATCGGGTCTAAGCTTGAAGGAACTGACGTGATGATCAATTTGGTCGATCCAGGTTGGTGTAGAACAGATTTGGGCGGACCGAGCGCACCAAACGATCCTAGAAGTACGCTTCCGGGTGTGGCGCTTCCTGCTTTCTTGAATGATAAAAAGAGTGGACGCATTTTTGAAGCACAAGACTTCAAGGATATGCTCCTTGAGGAAGCCATTGATTTTGTTCAAAAGTCTACAATCAATCAGTAA